CCAATAGAGTCAGCTAAACGTTCCGACTGCTTGCACTGTAACCAAGATGGACACCGGGTGCGCGAATGTGGCGCGTTCAAGCAGCTGACTGTCGACGATCGTTGGAGAAGAGTCCGTGCATTGCAACTGTGCCAGAACTGCCTGTTCAACCATGGCCGACGTGCGTGTCGGGGACGGAAGACCTGCGACATCGAAGGCTGTCAGTTTCGCCATCATCCGCTCCTACATTCGCCTAGTGGACCTCCGAAGTTGATAGCACCGAAGGTTCAGGTGGCCGAAAATCATACACACCACCACTCGAATGCTTCTACACTGTTCCGGATCATTCCTGTAACGGTGTATGGGAAAGATGGGTCACTCAACACGTTCGCATTCTTGGACGAGGGTTCTGATCTAACGTTGGTGGAGAATGATCTGGCTACGACGTTAGGAGTAAATGGCACTCCACATCCACTTTGTCTTCGATGGACTGGGGACACTTCCCGAATAGAAAATGATTCTAGGCAAATTACAATCGAGATCGCTGGAATCGGGCAAACCAAACTACACAAGCTTGTGAACGCAAGGACCGTCAGTAACCTTGGTCTTCCTCGTCAGAGTTTCCAGATGAAAGAAGCAGTGCGGTTGTACCCACATCTTAAGGGCATCCCGGTTAGCAGCTATCAGAACGTGAAACCAAAGATTCTCATCGGTATCGACAACCTGAGGCTGGCACTTCCTTTGAAGATACGAGAAGGTGATGGTGCGGCCCCAGTAGCGGTTAAAACCAGACTAGGCTGGTGCGTCTACGGGCCGCGAGGAAACGGCAAGCGCGAATCATACAGTTTCCACGTTTGCAAATGTTCCTGCGATGAGGATCTTCAGGCAACTGTGAAagaatttttcgaaattgaaaGTGCAGGAGTTATTCCGCCTGAGCCGTCACTTTCAAAGGAAGATCAGCGGGCATTAACCATCATTGAAACAACGACAAAACGATGTGGTAACCGCTTCGAAACGGGATTGGTCTGgaaagaagatcatgtggaatTTCCAGATAGCTACCCGATGGCTCTTCGACGTTTGGAGTGCCTCGAGCGTCGGATGAGTCGCGATCCGGAGTTGAAGGAGAACCTTCACCGGCAAATGCGCGAATATGAAGCCAAGGGATATGCTCACAAGGCCATACCTGAGGAACTTGAAGCCGCCAATCCAAGGAGGATATGGTATCTCCCGGTAGGAGCGGTGGTTAACCCCAAGAAACCGGGGAAAATCCGTATGGTCTGGGACGCGGCTGCGAAAGTAAACGGTGTGTCTCTGAACGGCGCGCTACTCAAAGGTCCGGATCAACTCTCCTCGTTACCTGGAGTTCTCTTCCGTTTCCGTTTGTATTGCATAGCGGTCAGCTCAGACGTTAAGGAAATGTTTCACCAGCTTAGAATCCGCGATGAAGATAAAATTTCTCAACTATTTTTATGGCGTAACAATCCATCGGAGAAGCCCACTGTATACATGATGGACGTCGCGACATTTGGAAGCACCTGCTCGCCTGCTTCGGCGCAGTTTATTAAAAACCGTAACGCAGAGCAATATGCGGAATTACATCCGGAAGCAGCGAAGGCGATAGTTCATGACCACTATGTGGATGATTATCTGGCGAGTTTCAGCTCAGTGGAGGAGGCAGCGAAAGTAGCAAGCGACGTGCGATACATTCACGGTAAAGCAGGCTTCAACCTACACAACTGGAGATCGAACAGCAGCATACTTCTACAGAAATTAGGCGAAATCCAGCAAGAAGCAGTCAAGCAGCTGAATCTGGTGGAAGGAGGAAATACGGAAAGGGTCCTCGGTATGCTTTGGAGTCCTACAACCGACGAATTGAGTTTCTCCACTCAGATGAACGACGAGATGCAAATACTGATCCGTACAGATACACGTCCAACGAAAAGGCAGGTGTTACGATGCGTAATGACCTTATTCGATCCTTTGGGACTACTTTCGCCGTTTATCATTCACGGCAAAGTTCTGATCCAGGACCTGTGGCGAGAAGGTACGGACTGGGATGAGAAGGTCAGCGACGCAGTTTACGTGAAATGGCAGAGGTGGATAAAAATGATCGAATATATTTCCGATATCCGCATCCCAAGATGCTACTTCAGTGGTGCTACACGAATAACATATCAGAATTCCGAAGTTCACGTGTTTGTGGACGCTAGCGAAGTGGCCTATTCCTGTGCGGTTTATTTGCGCACGTTCAACGAAGAGGAGAATCCGCAGTGCTGTCTGATCGCCGCCAAATCGAAGGTAGCGCCTCTGAAACCCTGGTCTATTCCCAGACTGGAATTACAGGCATGTGTTCTAGGCACACGATGGGCGAAATTTGTTGTAGGCCATCTCGACGTTCCCGTAACCAAGGTCACGTATTGGACAGACTCCAGAACCGCACTGGCCTGGATCAAATCAGATCCTCGGAATTATCGACAATTCGTTTCCTTCCGAGTAGGCGAAATTCTGGAACAGACAACAGCGACTCAATGGAAGTGGGTACCATCGAAATCCAATCCTGCGGACGAAGCGACGAAATGGGGAAGTGGTCCGTACTTCAATCAAGACAGCAAATGGTTCCGAGGACCCAATTTTCTGTGGCTAGCGGAAGAAGAGTGGCCCCGTGTTAAAGAGCCAGTGGTGGCTACTGCAGAAGAAATGCGAGCGTCGATTCTTCATCACTGTACGATAGAGACAACCATAGATTTCCACCGGTTCTCTACCTGGGAGAGACTGCAACATGCCACAGCATATGTCTTGCGATTCCTGAATAACGCGTCCAAGAAGCAGCCGAAATACTCCGGATCACTACAACAGGCGGAACTGCATGCTGCCGAAGAAATCATCATCAAATTAACTCAACGTGAAGCTTACACAGATGAAGTTGCTGCATTGTCGAATAAAGCTCTGAATAAATCGGGACAGGAGGTCATCGGGAAGAACAGTTCCATATACAACCTTATGCCGTTCCTGGACGATCGTGGCCTGCTACGCGAGCGTGGCAGAATTGAGGCAGCTGAAAGTGTACCACATGAAGTGCGACATCCGCTGATCCTTCCGAGGAAGCATCACGTCACTGAACTCCTGGTAAACAGATATCATCGCCGCTACAGACACGGGAACGCAGAAACTGTAGTGAATGAGTTACGTCAGCTTTACACGATTCCACGACTTCGTTTAGTAGTGAAGAAAGCAAAACGCGATTGCGCGCTCTGCAAAATTCGTCGGACTCGACCAATGATTCCACCAATGGCGCCGCTTCCGGTTGCGCGTCTGGCCCATCACGAACGACCATTCACCTATACGGGGCTGGACTATTTCGGGCCGCTGCTGGTGAAGCTGGGAAGGTCTATAGTTAAACGATGGATAGCACTCTTCACCTGTCTGACAGTGCGCGCTGTCCACTTGGAAGTCGCTTACACTCTATCAACAGAGTCATGTATCTCCTGCGTTCGTCGATTCGTGGGACGACGGGGATCGCCGGTAGAATTCTTCAGCGACAATGGAACGAATTTCAAAGGAGCCGAACGAGTACTGCAGCACCAGATAAACCAGGGACTGTCCTCGACATTCACCAGTGCCAACACGAAATGGAGCTTTATACCACCGGGAGCTCCACACATGGGAGGAGCTTGGGAACGCTTGGTGCAATCAGTAAAGGCGGCTATGGCTGAAGCGTACATAGAAGGGAAGCTAGATGACGAGGGGCTGCAGACACTGGTCGTGGAGGCTGAAAATATAGTAAACTCAAGGCCTCTGACGTATCTACCACTCGAGTCTGAGATGGCAGAGGCACTCACACCAAACCACTTTTTGTTGTTGAGTTCAAACGGGGTAAAGCGACGAGGCGAAGATGTGGCTCTGGGTCAGTTGAACGACCTAGTACGCCGACAAATTCTGGGAAAATCCTGGGAACTGATACAACGTCAGTTGGAGACATTTTGGCAGCGCTGGCTAGTCGAGTACCTGCCCGTGATTCGCCGACAAGCCAAATGGTTCGACGAAGTCCGAGCGTTGGAACCGGGTGACGTGGTAGTGGTAGCGGAACCTACAAAGCGAAGTGGATGGGAGAGAGGACGAATCATCCGTATGATTCCTAATCCGGATGGCCGGTGCCGTAGAGCAGTGGTGCAAATCGGAGGAAAATCTTCAGTGCGACCGGTGACTCGGTTGGCGTTGCTCGACGTGGTAAATAGATGTGGAGTTCCGGAGGACTCCGGACTACACCCGGGGGAGACTGTCAACGCAGAATTCGCCGAGCTGGCAACCCTATCCACCGGCATTACTGAAGGGGCGAATCGGCTGTCAATGAGCTGAACGGTTGCAAGCAAGGCGGGCGATTTCAAGCGAAATGTCAAAATCATTTCCGCTTGCCAACGACAATCTCATTTCGGATTAGAAGACGAGTGTATAAAGACGTGTTAAACAAAAGTTAGAAATAgtgaaattaaaagaaaagtgGGCGAACCAATTTTTTTGAAGCAGGTAACAAAATTATcctaaattataaaacaaatattaaaataaattgtCTATTCAGATTCAAGCTATCAAAAGGGTCACAGCCGACTTTTCACTACAATCTCGACACCTTCATCCTCAGGGCCGTAGATAGAGTGTTTCTTGTCGCTGAAGATAGATACTCACTGATGAAAATCCGACTGTCCGTTGCAAATCCCAGATGTTTTTGCGAAAGTGAACGTGTTTGTATATACTTTGAGAAAAACTCTCTCCGTTGACCATGAATCGCCTATTCCAACAGTATTGGTTTGGTTCCCCGACTTTCGTGAGTGGATCCGATAAGACGAGTGAGATGAACAGTCGGTCGATGGTTATTTGAATACCCCAAATGTGAGCAAATAGATGTGAAGTGGTTACTCAGACTCTCGTTGGGAACCTCCGGGATACCATATATCACCAGTTTATTTTGGTGAGCAGCTCTCGCATTATTATTCAGAATCATTTGCAAAGTAGTGTTGACTGCTTCCACTCGCTTTTCGATTAACTTGAGCTTTGCTTCATAGTGCGCGTGAAGTGTAGTGAACTCTGCCTTCAAACGAGATATCGAAAGCTCAACAACTCGGTTAATCTCCTCAGAGAAGTTCCGCAGCATATCCTGCATCATACCAGCCAGATCTGAGAGACACAAGTTGCCTTTGTGTGCACCACTAACAACTATTTCGTTGAATTCTCTTGGCATCGTAGTATATGATGACAATGGTGGTTTACGATGAGATTAAAAACTGCGAAAAAATCATCCAAGCACACAATTTACACAGGATATTCCACTATGTCGTGCAAGAGCAAGGTTTTAGCGTAACTTTGGAGTACAACTAGCGATTTAATACGGCATAGTACAATcactttttggaaattttcgTGACTTGGCTATCACTCGCACTTCATAATACCTTGGCTCTTGTTTGTGTTATGACGAAGaattcaaaaaacaaacatcGCACCCCAAATCGAGAGGCAGTTTtggaaactccaataaattctgcacaaggataatttgttactttgacgaaaaaaaaagttttttttgcattgatTTCAAGCCGTTTTCTCTagaagatttttcaaagtttggagtaaattagaagaGTATTTAAACGCAagtcgtatcagaagtacaaagtCCTACGCGAacctcagaatgaacgattcgtaactttcgtaatgagtttgtgggtgaagagtgcgtttatgtgtggaaatgcgtatgtaTATGTGTGAGTGCCATCACTCTTTACAATATTTGACCTAcgaacgcatgaaaacgaatgttacgaatcgttcgttctggAAGCCGCgttggattttgtacttctgatacgatacGCGTTTAAatgttcctctaatttactccaaactttgaaaaatcttctagaaaaaaacggctgaacgtattaatatgaaacgttcacaaatgtttagggaatacactaggctaagaatttgcctgcaaacattacaacttactgcgatatttgcagaattacagtggattttgtaaaggaaTATATAAATCCTGCACTTTttgaaattgatgcaaaaaaattttattatttttttttcgtcaaagtaacaaattatccttgtgcagaactTATTGGAGTTTCCAAACTGCCtctcgatttgcggtgcgatggttgttttttgaattattcatcatcaaggACGAAAGGGTAATTTCTCATTCAAACTGAattatctctgtgtgggaaggtcctacagcaatgctcttggaaccaaatgaaagctggttgatgaaGGCAATTGGATTTGCTAATGaattggttggcaaaaaattgtgtcagTCCAAAATATTCTtagaaaaacaaagaaaaatcgatttcttatttttttctcgatattgttgcccactacacctacacacaccaagataaaatatttacgtaaaatattctaatacttgAAAGTTGAAAGTTGAAAGCTTCTAAATGATGTGCATTCCATCAAtatacgttgatttttcacggagttacagcatgtcaaacatcacttaaaatttacgactttgcactctgttcctctaattttcttTGTCGAGTGTGTTtgctaaacaaaataataaaatccgcGAGAAATCATTAAAGCATATGACCCTCTTAATCCTCAATAGGTtattagacgaatttcatgccaaatcgTCTTAGGagctggcagcaccatctcagatagcaacgaaacattgtgggtgtaaacacatgggtcttttaagcagcTTTGTATacttaaaatatttaaaaacgaTAAagattactttttgaaaagagccaaaaaaaatgaaaaataatttcgcttaaaaaattattttcaaaattagaattcatttttctcaagtacgttaaaacgtatttttttgtttaaaaaaattacaaccaaTCCTgactttgtttaaagtcaagatggcaatatagtgtattcgacaaagtttcagatcttattaaaatatgaactttcatcAAAGACGTCAACTTTTTATCTTTGATAGTCTCTGGAATATAggacatttttgtatggagacctctgaataaaataatgttttagtcgtcacatttttgtgtgtaaattctcgcgtttgatatgttcttgacatgtgtctgaataaaaataagttagcagagcatgtgaatcgcgataatttataaatACTAccgttacgaattaaacattaatagtaattttatagtattatattaaaagttattcgaaaaatattttccctgtaaaagtgcccatcttccgatgtatgggtgacttgttggaaattgtatgggctattcatatatattgttataaaaaaacgtgttttcgagaaaaataaaatttaattttcaaaatatttttttcaatgattttttttcaaaaatttgcttttattacatttaattttttgactaaaattttattgatcagACAGATTTTGTGTGAGAATTTGAAATCTATGatatgaaatctatgaaatctGTATATTACATTACAACGTTACAGAATGAGTCAGAAGTCaccaagtcacccatacatcggatgatgggcacttttacaggaaaaaagttttttgaataacAACTTTTTGATGTTTTCGATGTCTTTGAAACATTACTACTAATGCTTAATTCGTAACTCTTGTGTTTATAACTTATAGCGATTCACATGCtttgctaacttttttctattcagaaacatgccaagaacatgtcaaaaatgcgaaaatttacacacaaaaatgtaacgagtaaaatattattttttcagaggtctccatacaaaatgcctatattccagaaactataaaagatataaagttgacgtcttcgacgaaagttcatattttaataagatctaaaactttatcgaatacactatattgctatcttgactttaaacaaaatcaggaatagttgtaattttttcaaagaaaatatgaaaaagtttttccctgtaaaagtgcccatcttccaatgtaaattgtaggggctattcatataatttttttaagaattttgaaaaaaatacgtttttgaaaaaaaataattttaatttgaaaaaaaaaagaaaaaaacgaaaacatttttaaaattttttttaataaaaatttaatgttcatgattttttttaaatttttatgaaagttctaaaaatttcctacatttcattcttagaTTAGCATTTTGcaagtattatagtttttgagttatatttttttgaaaaaaatcaagaaaaaactttttggccattttcaaaaagtagtctaattctttttttttgttgaatattTCAATTATACAAAGTTGCTTAGAAGACCTATGTgttcacacccacaacgtttcgccgCTATCTGGGATGGTGCTACCAACGGCCAGtggagttggcatgaaattcgtcattattATTAAATCTCCTCAAATTACCCCTAATTGAGCGACAGATGAATAAGCAATCAATGCCTTTGAATATATCTGTCGTAAACCAATTAATTTTACCAATACTTCCCCTATTAGtctaattctaattcatcaataattatattttatccttgaaatttgtaaaaatgaaaaaaaaatcgcaataaATCATTACTCCTAATTTTAATATAACCTCGGCTTAAATTATAGACCCAGAAATTGGAGCTTCAACATGTTGCTCAGGCAACCATAAATGAACTAAAAACCccgtagaaccccgattatccgcggaataatcGGGCTAGATCGCCGCGTATaacaaaaatcgcggataacgcaatgaaAGGCTGAAAATGAGGTACtaacacgaaaaaaatatattttagcatgaaaactatgttttatcaatacagaaattgttgaaccatccatctgtaaggtcgtttacatcagtgatcagatatggtgaaagccatgaccaaaataaaagagcaagactctaccactcactgacaaatttcggaaaggtttatagaattactaaggaactcgcattcgcggataatccgctcgtggataatcgaggttctactgtataggTATTTTTACCAGAGATGCTAAagttataaataaatatgttaTAATATTTTAACAAATTCAATATAATTGCTGTACATTCAATACATTCAATACCTCAatcatttttaattgaaaaaaacataaaggCAAAAAAGTTAATaatgtataaaataataaataaatcccGGCTTGTAAACGTTCTGGGTGATACTCTCACCCTAGAATCAAAAATAAAGTAGGAATATATAaagtaaaatataaatatttttaaagaaCTAAAAATAAATACTACTATTATTATAAATAATGAAATCATGAACATAAAAATTTTTCTATGGTTCAATACACGATCAATTATCTCTCTAGCTATAATTATTAAAGCAAACGTTAAAAATCTTAATATAATCAATCCATAGGAAATCATATCTAACtcaaaataataagaaattttacaaaaataattaacCTTAAATAccttaaatataaaaataattcatcctaaaaataataaagtttGAAGCATTCAATCGTTTATTTTATATagtaataataaacaaataataaacaaaattacattgttaaaggGTAATAATTCTCATGTGTTAGAAACTAAAATTGACAGGCCTAATAACCctgtaaaaacacaaaaaatcaaaataacttgatcattaattttgattttaatagTTTACTTAAAACATTAGTTttgtaaactaaaaattaatttttttttgtcaaaacatCAAGAAGAAAGGAGATTCTTTCCCATTGATTCCCAAAACTAATATTCTaaataaactatttcttgatatttttataactttcaTTTTCTTATCTTCCTTAATTAGATTAATTTTCACACAGATTAATCACCCTTTAGCCATAggattaattcttttaattcaaaCATATTAAATTTGTATAATTTCAAGAATTTACATCCAAACATTTTGatattcgtatattttactttgaatttttataggaTTATAACTAGTATACTAGTTATATTTATCTATGTAAATTCACTTTCTTCAAAAGAAAtccagtagaacctcgattatccgcgagcggatgatccgcgaatACGAGTTCCTTAGTAATTCTATAAACCGTCCCGAAGtatgtcagtgagtggtagagtcttgctcttttgtttgggtcatggctttcacattatctgatcactgatgtaaacgaccttacagatagatagttcaacaatttctgtattgattaaacatagttttcatgctaaaatacctttttttcttgtttgtacctcatttttagttcttttttgcgttatccgcgattttcgttatacgcgttgatctagcccgactatttcgcggataatcggggttctactgtgttCTCTttctaaattaaattttcaattattttatagTTTATATGAATTATATCTTTAATAATCTTCTACTATATAGATAGAataaatgaaacatttattaataattatgaaataaatttacgatcaaattttaaatctttatatACAGAAAGTatttcttcttcaaataaactaTATAATTTTCCTACAAATTTAATCACCTTAATTTTAATTAACTACCAGTCACAGTAAAACTCTCTTTAAAAAATATGGTTCCTTACGTCCTATAATTTAATAATTAACAATCACTGATAAATTCGATTAATAAACCACTTCGAAATACCCACCTCTTAATTGAATTTATACATAATGCATTAGTAGATTTACCTGCCGCATCTTATATttgtatttgatgaaattttggatCTCTTTTAGGTCTTTGTtcaatcattcaaattttagcaagCCTTTTCTTAGCAATACATTATACAGCAGATATTGGAACTGCTTCCAACAGAGTAAATTATATTTTCCGAAATTTCAGTAAGGGGTGATTGCTTCGAATTTGTCACGCAAATGgagcttcattttttttgtatgtttattTACTAACGTAGGACGAGGAATTTATCGTAATTCAATGCTTTTTATTCCTACTTGAATAATAAGAGTAATCATACTATTTATAACAATAGCAACAATATTTTTAGGATATATTTTACCTTGAGGACAAACATCTTTCTGAGGAGCAACTGTTATTACAAATCTTTTATCAACTATTCTTTGATATGATTTAGTTTAATGAATCTTTGGAGGATTCGCAACTATGACCAAATTTTGTACTTTTCATTTCATCCTTCCTATATCATTTTAACTTTAACAATATTTCATCTCTCGTTTTTACACCAAACAGGGTCAAATAACCCATTaggattgaataaaaatattgattaaattcCATTCCATCACATCAATCGCAATCCTCATAATTTTCCCTCTCACTCATATAAGTAAATTCCAAAGACTTCAATTTCATCCTCTTAACCAAATTTCGTTTTGAACAAAAACAACTGTTACATGTTTATTTATTAACTTGAATTGCAACACAACCAGtagaaatctatatatatatatatatatatatatatatatatatatatatatatatatatatatatatatatatatatatatatatatatataaatataaatggatttctgtctgtctgtctgatgcttatggactcggaaactactgaaccgatcaatggctgccatacaaatgaaacacaaatttctgcattagtcgaggattaatcaagcaaacgaaaccaaattaggtatatgcgtatatggaggttttagggcgcaataaatgttttcacggtggttagacactccgccccctctctaaggtgcagctgccacacaaatgaaagacaaatttctgcatgactcgaaaactaatcaagaaataaccaaatttggcatacgaaggttttaggggacacaaaacgtttctatggcgaatagacactcctcccgtctctctgaggggggataggggctgccatacaaatgaagcatacatttccgcattaTTCAAGAAAgtatcaagcaaacggaactaaatttggtatgtggaggttttatgggacaagaaacatttctaatgtggtagacactcctcccccctctctaagggggtctaccatgcaaatgaaacacacatgtctgcgtaactcgagaactaatcaaacaaacgaaaccaaatgtggcatgtggatgttttacgatgcgataaatgtttctatggtggttcggcactcctcccccctctcttagggtgggctgttatacaaatgaaaaacaattttctgcataactcgaaaactaaacaagcaaatggagccaaatatggcatgtgaagattttagggggcacggaacgtttttatggtgaatagacactcctcccccctctctaaggggtgaagaggggaggggggtctgcctttattctatcatattttctatatcaaacatttactccatgtaacggagaaacctgttatttgcaagtggttgaaaaatcttgaacgagaattgtgtctgaaaataatctgatattataatgatgagttttggtagaagtactaggaattttttataaAAGGTAAAtataacggggtcgattagtagatcaatcaatgaacagttctgcgattggactcat
The Toxorhynchites rutilus septentrionalis strain SRP chromosome 2, ASM2978413v1, whole genome shotgun sequence genome window above contains:
- the LOC129765738 gene encoding uncharacterized protein LOC129765738, whose amino-acid sequence is MDENSQHSVVMDGVSIVEPTTESGNQQSSCTECRRPDSAENMVQCDNCDGWQHYTCAGVDDSVADRSWVCALCAGHQQQDDVASNRSESSRCSATSAFSVSLGQLVEKQQAERARADLALQRRHLEERQQLIDNVLGGEAVSGEASGGCDNCVSSREVNSETFSGERKRPPTTPNPEAPISSSVRRSTPLLGVSRLNEPPMVSIPSDVLDELALNPRQEVQDPHAALSELRNRVERCERRANPTPEELDALRVQLERCRELLEGFQSGNDGSRNRSSNINQPAAGQLSTLAASKPLLEKQIGAIPKASRKLPPVLEGDQPRGHSATGLEESTDPLWPLRDVVSQNNPPVVSRKAASIEMRPEHMEPPGKRQALSHLSKFPSHNSSTTIINKDTREQSRIDARPGELYMPPTISFNQSRESLARPNESIMINRKIYQTEHRSTGEQTRETPPRTVDLSQYPRQSDNFQINQVMPPSRSVSAPSQQQLAARQSLAKELPRFSGDPADWPIFISNYRYTTEACGFSDGENMLRLQRCLTGPALETVRSRLVLPAAVPQVIETLRMRFGRPELLINALLRKVREIPAPRSDRLEGLIDFGMAVQALCDHIEAANERAHLSNPSLLQELVAKLPADQRMMWAGYKRGFQHVDLKTFGDYMASVVQDATSVVSFEPEVKKNSARDRLKNKGFVNTHATDKPTNSSDSPKKPIESAKRSDCLHCNQDGHRVRECGAFKQLTVDDRWRRVRALQLCQNCLFNHGRRACRGRKTCDIEGCQFRHHPLLHSPSGPPKLIAPKVQVAENHTHHHSNASTLFRIIPVTVYGKDGSLNTFAFLDEGSDLTLVENDLATTLGVNGTPHPLCLRWTGDTSRIENDSRQITIEIAGIGQTKLHKLVNARTVSNLGLPRQSFQMKEAVRLYPHLKGIPVSSYQNVKPKILIGIDNLRLALPLKIREGDGAAPVAVKTRLGWCVYGPRGNGKRESYSFHVCKCSCDEDLQATVKEFFEIESAGVIPPEPSLSKEDQRALTIIETTTKRCGNRFETGLVWKEDHVEFPDSYPMALRRLECLERRMSRDPELKENLHRQMREYEAKGYAHKAIPEELEAANPRRIWYLPVGAVVNPKKPGKIRMVWDAAAKVNGVSLNGALLKGPDQLSSLPGVLFRFRLYCIAVSSDVKEMFHQLRIRDEDKISQLFLWRNNPSEKPTVYMMDVATFGSTCSPASAQFIKNRNAEQYAELHPEAAKAIVHDHYVDDYLASFSSVEEAAKVASDVRYIHGKAGFNLHNWRSNSSILLQKLGEIQQEAVKQLNLVEGGNTERVLGMLWSPTTDELSFSTQMNDEMQILIRTDTRPTKRQVLRCVMTLFDPLGLLSPFIIHGKVLIQDLWREGTDWDEKVSDAVYVKWQRWIKMIEYISDIRIPRCYFSGATRITYQNSEVHVFVDASEVAYSCAVYLRTFNEEENPQCCLIAAKSKVAPLKPWSIPRLELQACVLGTRWAKFVVGHLDVPVTKVTYWTDSRTALAWIKSDPRNYRQFVSFRVGEILEQTTATQWKWVPSKSNPADEATKWGSGPYFNQDSKWFRGPNFLWLAEEEWPRVKEPVVATAEEMRASILHHCTIETTIDFHRFSTWERLQHATAYVLRFLNNASKKQPKYSGSLQQAELHAAEEIIIKLTQREAYTDEVAALSNKALNKSGQEVIGKNSSIYNLMPFLDDRGLLRERGRIEAAESVPHEVRHPLILPRKHHVTELLVNRYHRRYRHGNAETVVNELRQLYTIPRLRLVVKKAKRDCALCKIRRTRPMIPPMAPLPVARLAHHERPFTYTGLDYFGPLLVKLGRSIVKRWIALFTCLTVRAVHLEVAYTLSTESCISCVRRFVGRRGSPVEFFSDNGTNFKGAERVLQHQINQGLSSTFTSANTKWSFIPPGAPHMGGAWERLVQSVKAAMAEAYIEGKLDDEGLQTLVVEAENIVNSRPLTYLPLESEMAEALTPNHFLLLSSNGVKRRGEDVALGQLNDLVRRQILGKSWELIQRQLETFWQRWLVEYLPVIRRQAKWFDEVRALEPGDVVVVAEPTKRSGWERGRIIRMIPNPDGRCRRAVVQIGGKSSVRPVTRLALLDVVNRCGVPEDSGLHPGETVNAEFAELATLSTGITEGANRLSMS